The nucleotide sequence aaaaaaaagaccaTCAATTCTTAGATTACTAAATTAAGTATCAAAAGTTTAATTAACAATTGAAATCATTCTTGTATTCTAATCATCTTTTAGAAGCGAGCCCACTTTTAATGCGTAAACTGCTAATGGAGGCCTGGACAATTAGTTACATACAAGAATGAACTCAATCCTCACGAGTATATTTGTGTGTGCAATGCAAGCAGGTTGGTAGGTCGACCAAATCCTAACCCCTTATTTGAAATTGCTTTTACCACCAGCACGCCGCTTAAAACTGCCTTTACTTTCTCTGTAGAGCACTTCTTCCTCACCTCTTGACGAGATCCTTCCCATTTGCTTTGCCAAACCTTCTTGATCGGCAAGCAAATTCTCAAACTCAACAAGTGATGGTTGGGTCAACCATCCTTGTACAACGGGAACGAAGCCTCGATATTCAGGTCTCAATCCATGGATAATTAATCTTTTTATCTTGGATTCTACAATTGTAGAACTAGGATCTAATTCAGAATCACGGCAAATAGACTTTACCTTGTGGAAATATTCGGCAATCGTCATGTCTCGTTGGGCCACCGATAACAACTCGTTCTCGAGAAGCTGCAGTCTTGTATCGTTCATCTTTGCAAAAAGTGTGGTGAAGGTGTCCCATGCTTCTTTTGGTGTCTTGGCCTACCATATGTGCTCCAACATGTCATCTTCAACTATAGTTTTTAAGGCAAACATAGTCTTACCTGCCTTGATCTTCCACTTCCTCAAAGTGCCGTTGGTGTCTTTTTCCGGCTCCGTAACTTCATTACCGCCGACAACATCCCAAAGATCTTGGCCTTGTAGGTAAGACTCCTTACACGTCGCCCATgtgttgtaatttttgttgttcaacTTCTTGATTCCTCCAACAACTTGAAGGTCTCCCATCGTGTCGGAAAAACTTAGATATGCCGAACAAGGTTAACCAATAATCTTGCGAAGTACTAAACTTCTCacgattctcaaaagcttcaataGAGACGGTCCCTGATCGAAcctggctctaataccaattgTTGAGGAAAAATTAGAGTGcacaactctaacacaagtgttggagagacaacataAGTAAacaattacttgtattacacatacaaaatattacaacacactCTCAATGACACACTTTAGAAGCTACGACACTCACTCACTTCTAGAGACACACTCTAGACCACTCACACTCTTCACAAGACTACTCCTACTTCTCACTCTCTTACTTAGCTCTCTCTTCTTGGCTACTTTCTTGATTGGTTTATTGTTACATAGCAttacacccatatttatagtcTTGCTAAACCGACTTACTACGTCGGTTAACATGGGCTTAAATTCATCCTAGACAcaactttagttattttagattttactacaaaaccatttttctagattattctagccTAAGTCGGTGGACTTGGCTTTTCCATTCAAACACCAATTGCTACACTTTGCCTAGAGTTTTCTAGCATATTCCCATTCTAAAATCTTCTAGAATAATCTCATGCATGTTTGAACTAGAATATACTCTAGTTCCTTTATACTAACTTATCTTAATGGGCTGATGTTGATCTTTAACATAAGCATGGAGCCTTACGTACGGCCAACCCTTGGATCTAGTCATGTGTTACTTAATGAGCAAGCTAAATGTCACTTTGACGTATCTTTCTATCATTCATAGTAGATTACAATTTACAACTGATTAAGCTCGAAGTTAAGGAGGAAATTTATGGAAAAGGGACATCTAATAAATTCTaggaaaacacacacacacaacaacaaaaaaaataaaaaagggaaagacACCCAACCGACCAACGTCGAACACAACAAAAACTTTCTAATTCCGTATTTTTCAAGTTTGATATATTCATCAACTATTCATCAACGCTAATTAATGCAGTTCTTTTCAAGGGTTTAAAGAATGGTCTGCAATGGAGGCTGCACAAGACCATAAGTGAGGTTGAGATCCAAGTCTAACGTTTGCATTTGGAAAGTCACATCATTGACAAttcagaaaaaaggaaaaataaagagTTAGTTGCAAAATATAACCATGAAGTTTGGAgctacttgaaaaaaaaaaaaagacaacacttttaattttTACGTAACTACAAAAAGTATCTAAAGTTTAACAATTCAAGTCATTCTTGTATTCTATATCAAAATCGTGAGAAAATAATTGATTTGAGAGCCGGCCTAATTGCTTTTTAGAAGAGATCTCCTACTTTTGATGCGTAAGCAACTAACGGAGCCTGGACAATAAGTGAGAAATGACTTCAGTCCTCAACAGAGTATTTGTGTGTGCAATGCAAACAAGTTGAGCAGGTTGATAGGCGAGCCCAATGTTAACCCTTCATtgggaatttaaattttttcctAATTCTAACCTTACCAATCGAATTGAAAGTCAAGTTGAACTCTGAGCAGGTTCGGTTTAACCCAACCCAAATAACACCTTTTGTAATtagctaaaaaataaaaagagacgCATGCATGTTGCTTGGAGCCTTGGCGATTGCctctaaacctaaaccctaattcctaaacTTGAAGGGTAAAGTTGGAAATTAAATTTTTGTTCATAGAAGATCAAGTCACATGTATTggtagagagatttttcagtgtgaccgtcacacgagatggtacactacgtgtccctatataaatggtgggatatgtgtgttaaaatgttaataacttaaaaattaaaatttttcatcacttacataaaaacacgtggtgtaccatccgtgttcccatcacaactaaaaatttaccGTATTGGTATGCCAAGTTCTCACTATGCCAGACGAAGTCAAGGACAAATTTTCCTGGAAAATTTACTAAAGCGTTTTTTCTAACACACAACCTTATATATGCCGTAGGACATACGTAAAATGTCATCTATAAACAAGTTACATAGAGAGTGTTCTGTCATTATTTGTTGCTTCAGAATGCAAACGGAAATGTCTGTCTGTCTCACCACCGCGAATCGAGTCCAAAGGCTCTGGCTTCTGTTTCCCAGGCTCATCATCTACTTTCTCACCATTCTCTCCTATGGAGTTGAAGCTGGCAGTAGCACCAATGCCACCAACGTTGGCGCAGTCATTAACGTTAGTTCTCGTATTGGAAAAGAGCAGAAAACCGCCATGGAGATCGCAGCTGAGAGCTTCAACAACCGTTCAAAGACTcataagctcatccttcatTTTCGCGACTCCGGCAGAGACCCCTTTCTTGCTGCTTCTGCTGGTGAGAAAGCAGTTAACACATGACATGATGGTATTTATAATAGCTAATTAGTTTGGAAATGTATAAGTGCTGatgaagattttttatttttcgttttaATTTCTGTTACAGCTGAAGAGTtgataaaggaaaagaaagtagaAGTAATAGTTGGCATGGAGACATGGCAGGAAGCAGCTCAAGTAGCTGATCTTGTCGGAAACCAAGCTCAAATTCCGGTGATTTCGTTTGCAGCACCCTCTATAACCCCGCCACTAATGCAACGCCGATGGCCATCTTTGATACGAATGGCAACAAATGGTTCTGCTCAGATGAAATGCATTGCGGATATAGTTTCAGCCTACCATTGGAAAAGGGTAGTTGTGGTATACGAAGATGACGGCTATGGCAGCGATGTTGGGATGGTAGCTCTTTTGACCGAGGCGCTTCAAGATGTCGGTTCAAAGATTGAGCACCGTTTGGTTCTTCCGCAGATTTCTTCGCTGTCTAATCCAAACTGGGTTGAGCTAGAAGAGATGTTGCGGCTTCCCAAAATGCAGTCTCGGGTGTTTATCATTCTCCAGTCATCGTTGCCTACGGTGACTAATCTATTTCGATTGGCTGGGAAGATGGGACTTGTTGGAAAAGAGTCAGCTTGGATCATCACCGAGAGTATTGCAAGTCTGCTTGACCCTCAACACACCTCTGACATGAAAGGCACTCTGGGAATCAAGACCTACTATGCCAATAATACTAGTTCTTATACAAATTTCCGGAAGAAATTCCAAACGAAGTATTCAGAAGGAAATAGCGCCCAGCCAGGAATTTATGCTCTTCGAGCATATGATGCTATTGGAATCATTTCACAGGCCATAGGAAGAATGACTGATAACACAACTAGCCTTGAGGTGTTGAAAACCGTATTGAGCAGTTATACAGGTTTGAGTGCGAACATGCGGTTAAACGGCGGTGAGGTACTGTACTCTCCAGTTTTCAGGATTGTAAATATTTTGGATGAGAATAGGTTCCAAGAATTGAACTATTGGAAACCGGAAGTTGGGTTCTCATTGGATGAAGCAGGGAAATACAGATTCAGTGATGTTGGTGGAGTAATCTGGCCCGGGAACCTAACTAGTGCCCCGAAAGGCTGGGCAATGCCTACTGTTGAGAAGCCAATGAGAATTGGGGTGCCGGGTAAAACTTCCTTCAGCAAATTTGTGAAGGTTGACTCAGATAAGAAGTATGTCGACGGTTTCTGCATTGCAATTTTTGATATGGTCATAAATCGTTTGAACTATTCTCTGCCGTATGAATTCGAAGTTTTCGATGGCTCGTACGATGATCTTGTGGAACAAGTCCATAAAAAGGTAAAACCatcatttatttttctattttttcataAAGATGAATTTAAATACTGTTTCGCTCTTTCATTGGTTTTGATTTGACTGTATGCTTGCAGATTTATGATGCTGTGGTTGGTGACATAACCGTGCTAGCTGACCGGCTGGACAAGGTGGAATTCACTCAGCCATATATGGAGTCTGGTTTGTCAATGATAGTTCCGgcagaacccaaaaaatcaacaTGGATGTTTATGAAACCATTCACATGGCAAATGTGGGTGGTGACTGGTTCCATCTTAATCTACACAGTGTTCATCGTATGGTTCCTGGAGCGCCCGTCAAATCCAGAATTTGGTGGCCCCTTGAAGAATCAGATTGGCACAGCAACTTGGTTCACCTTCTCCTCTTTGTTCTTTGCTCACAGTAAGTACCAATTTTGTACATTTCACTACCAAAAAAGTGAGTATTAGAAGCACTTCTTTAGAGGCGAGGGGTGGATTGTCCCTGACATACGCCCCTATTTGGCTTTGTAGCGGCCATTCAAAACGCCCCTACCACTCTTTTCTTCTTCGTAATGTATGATAACCAATGACGATCTAAAATTTTCAGGACAAGCCTAACTATGAAAATAGTCgggtccaaaattgtttgagaATTGATCTTATCCTCATTGTAAACCTATGTTTTTATTTCACAGAAGAGAAAATCTACACCAACTTGACGCGAGTGGTGGTCGCAGTTTGGCTCTTGGTTGTACTGATCCTGACCTCAAGCTACACCGCTAATCTCACTTCAATGCTCACCGTTCAGCGACTGAAACCGGATGCAACAGACATCGACACCGACTCGAAAGTTGGTTGCGACGGGGACTCATTTGTCATTGAGTACCTGCAGAATGTCCTTGGATTCAAAAACATCATCAAAGTGAAAAGTGAATACGACTACCCGAAagaattcaaaaacaaaactatagAGGCCGCCTTTCTTGAACTCCCATATGCAGAAGTCTTCATGAATGAGAACTGCGAAGGATATACTGCCACTGCACCCACCTATAGATTTGGAGGCTTGAGCTTTGTGAGTAATGAATAAATTGTTCACATTCTATTTCTTTCTGCGTGTACAAAATACGAAAATATGCATAAATAGAATTGGTTACAAACTTTTGGTCCAAAATATCTCAATAGAAGTTACCATATTTCTGACCAACATAGCGAAACTAATAAAATCGCTTTCGTGTTCACCTTGCAGATATTCCAGAGAGGTTCTCCAATAGCGCGTGATTTCACAAAGGTGATTCTAGAGCTGTTGGAGAATGGAGAAGTGAAGAAGCTACAAAATGAATGGTTGACTCCCAAGGAGTGTCCAAGAAATACAACTTTGAACGAACCAGAAAGCTTGACCCTCAACAGTTTTTCAGTCCTCTATGAAATATCAGCTGCTACTTCCACCTTATGTTTTCTGCTCTCTTTTACTATCCGGCTGAGGAGGTTTCAGCATCAAGAGGCAGCAGAACAAGGCAGTGCAAGTCCGTGCGCGAGCGTAGAAACGCTTTGGAACAAGGCAGTTAGAATGGCAAAATTTTTTTACAATAGAGAGATTAATGTTCCAACCAGAGCTCCAAGTTTAGCACATTACGCAGAAGAATGGAGTTCTCCAAGGTGGGAGCCACTGTCAAAGCTACATAGGGGCAAGGAGGGGCGGTCGCCCCTCCGGTTGTCGGAAATCGCCATGAAAGCGAGAATTCGGCCCCTCCGATCTTTCTGAACCTGCTGAAATTTGGGGACGCAGCGCTActgagttttaattttattgatgtGGTCTTCTTTTAGAAACGCACTACCAGCGCACCATTTTAattctcttccctctctctcatttGTTTAGACTATAGAAATACAAAAGGTTGATGTTTGTTATTGTTCTTTTTCAATCCTTGTTATTACTTCtagtatttaaaattataatacaaAAGATTGatgtttgttattgttttttctCTATTCTTGTTATTATTTCtagtatttaaaattattttatattttgttctttaaTTCTTGAGAAATGATGATTTTGAGAACTTGATTCAGATATACAAAACTTTTGTGAGGAAAATGATATTAGTGTTCTTATTATGTGAGAGATGTTTATATTGCAATAGATGTATAACAATTGTGTGATAGTTTGATTTTTATATTGAgatgcttttattgataatgagcctattatgcgaCCATTTCAGGACATGAAGCATTGTCGACATCAATTGCAAgttgtttgtattgataaattattaACGACATTAATATTGTCTATTATCTAAAAGAATTTGATTGCCTACATTTTTTTTGGAATCTATTATGCTTTTAAATTTCGCCCCTCCTCTCGAAAATTCATGGCTTCGCCACTGGTGGAAGCACTCCACCACTTCAAGTTCCACTACTCCCGAACA is from Malus sylvestris chromosome 5, drMalSylv7.2, whole genome shotgun sequence and encodes:
- the LOC126622250 gene encoding glutamate receptor 2.7-like, with protein sequence MQTEMSVCLTTANRVQRLWLLFPRLIIYFLTILSYGVEAGSSTNATNVGAVINVSSRIGKEQKTAMEIAAESFNNRSKTHKLILHFRDSGRDPFLAASAAEELIKEKKVEVIVGMETWQEAAQVADLVGNQAQIPVISFAAPSITPPLMQRRWPSLIRMATNGSAQMKCIADIVSAYHWKRVVVVYEDDGYGSDVGMVALLTEALQDVGSKIEHRLVLPQISSLSNPNWVELEEMLRLPKMQSRVFIILQSSLPTVTNLFRLAGKMGLVGKESAWIITESIASLLDPQHTSDMKGTLGIKTYYANNTSSYTNFRKKFQTKYSEGNSAQPGIYALRAYDAIGIISQAIGRMTDNTTSLEVLKTVLSSYTGLSANMRLNGGEVLYSPVFRIVNILDENRFQELNYWKPEVGFSLDEAGKYRFSDVGGVIWPGNLTSAPKGWAMPTVEKPMRIGVPGKTSFSKFVKVDSDKKYVDGFCIAIFDMVINRLNYSLPYEFEVFDGSYDDLVEQVHKKIYDAVVGDITVLADRLDKVEFTQPYMESGLSMIVPAEPKKSTWMFMKPFTWQMWVVTGSILIYTVFIVWFLERPSNPEFGGPLKNQIGTATWFTFSSLFFAHKEKIYTNLTRVVVAVWLLVVLILTSSYTANLTSMLTVQRLKPDATDIDTDSKVGCDGDSFVIEYLQNVLGFKNIIKVKSEYDYPKEFKNKTIEAAFLELPYAEVFMNENCEGYTATAPTYRFGGLSFIFQRGSPIARDFTKVILELLENGEVKKLQNEWLTPKECPRNTTLNEPESLTLNSFSVLYEISAATSTLCFLLSFTIRLRRFQHQEAAEQGSASPCASVETLWNKAVRMAKFFYNREINVPTRAPSLAHYAEEWSSPRWEPLSKLHRGKEGRSPLRLSEIAMKARIRPLRSF